From a single Pseudoliparis swirei isolate HS2019 ecotype Mariana Trench chromosome 12, NWPU_hadal_v1, whole genome shotgun sequence genomic region:
- the LOC130202844 gene encoding elongation of very long chain fatty acids protein 4-like has protein sequence MEAVVHLVNDTLEFYKWSLTIADKRVESWPMMSSPIPTLAISCLYLLFLWAGPRYMQDRQPYILRKTLIVYNFSMVVLNFYIAKELLLASRAAGYSYLCQPVSYSNDVNEVRIASALWWYYISKGVEFLDTVFFILRKKFTQVSFLHVYHHCTMFILWWIGMKWVPGGQSFFGASINSSIHVLMYGYYGLAALGPLMQKYLWWKKYLTIIQMIQFHVTIGHAGYALYTGCQFPAWMQWTLIGYAVTFIVLFANFYYHAYRRKPSSSSSSSSSQKAGKRTANGTSTLANGHGKAGEPGENGKRQKKGRAKKE, from the exons ATGGAGGCTGTGGTACATCTGGTGAATGACACTTTAGAATTTTACAAATGGAGCCTTACTATAGCAG ACAAGAGGGTGGAGAGTTGGCCGATGATGTCGTCTCCCATCCCCACTCTGGCCATCAGCTGCCTGTACCTGCTCTTCCTGTGGGCGGGGCCTAGATACATGCAGGACCGCCAGCCCTACATACTCAGGAAGACCCTCATAGTCTACAACTTCAGCATGGTGGTCCTCAACTTCTACATCGCCAAAGAG CTCCTACTAGCCTCTAGAGCAGCCGGGTACAGCTACCTCTGTCAGCCTGTCAGCTACTCCAACGATGTCAACGAAGTCAGG ATCGCCTCGGCTCTCTGGTGGTACTACATCTCCAAAGGGGTGGAGTTCCTGGACACCGTCTTTTTCATCCTGAGGAAGAAGTTCACCCAGGTCAGCTTCCTCCACGTCTACCATCACTGCACCATGTTCATCCTGTGGTGGATCGGCATGAAGTGGGTCCCCGGTGGACAGT CATTTTTCGGTGCATCCATCAACTCTTCCATCCACGTGCTCATGTACGGTTACTACGGCCTGGCGGCTTTGGGACCTCTGATGCAGAAGTACCTCTGGTGGAAGAAATACCTCACCATTATTCAGATG ATCCAGTTCCACGTGACCATCGGCCACGCCGGCTACGCCCTCTACACCGGCTGTCAGTTCCCCGCCTGGATGCAGTGGACTCTGATTGGCTACGCCGTCACCTTCATCGTCCTTTTCGCCAACTTCTACTACCACGCTTACCGACGCaaaccctcctcatcctcctcctcctcctcctcgcagaAGGCCGGCAAGCGCACGGCAAACGGCACCTCCACGCTGGCTAACGGCCACGGCAAAGCGGGGGAGCCGGGGGAGAACGGGAAGAGGCAAAAGAAAGGAAGAGCgaagaaggagtga